The Lactuca sativa cultivar Salinas chromosome 2, Lsat_Salinas_v11, whole genome shotgun sequence genome includes a window with the following:
- the LOC111900261 gene encoding protein C2-DOMAIN ABA-RELATED 4, whose amino-acid sequence MSSDSLLGLLRVHIHKGVNLAIRDLRSSDPYVIIRMGKQKLKTRVVKKNLNPVWDEDLTLSIVEPLPVKLEVYDRDLFSADDRMGDAEFDFTPFLEAVRMRLNSDILNNTIITTVKPTRTNCLAEESYITWTDGRVVQNMVLRLRNVECGEIEIKLSWIDVPGGGNKRM is encoded by the exons ATGTCGTCGGATTCCTTGTTGGGTTTGCTCAGAGTTCATATCCACAAAGGTGTAAACCTTGCAATTCGAGATCTACGTAGCAGCGATCCTTACGTTATCATCCGAATGGGAAAACAG AAATTGAAGACTCGAGTGGTGAAGAAAAACCTAAATCCTGTGTGGGATGAAGATTTAACTCTCTCGATTGTAGAGCCTCTTCCCGTTAAACTC GAAGTATACGATAGGGATCTATTTTCAGCAGATGATAGAATGGGGGATGCTGAATTCGACTTCACTCCATTCCTGGAAGCTGTAAGGATGCGTTTGAATTCTGATATCTTAAACAACACGATCATCACAACTGTGAAACCAACGAGGACGAATTGCTTGGCTGAAGAAAGCTACATAACATGGACAGATGGAAGAGTTGTGCAAAACATGGTTCTTAGATTACGAAATGTTGAATGTGGTGAAATTGAAATTAAATTGAGTTGGATCGATGTTCCTGGTGGTGGTAATAAACGTATGTAA